The Funiculus sociatus GB2-C1 DNA segment CAGAATAACCTGCAAGTTACGGTGTCCGTCCAGTCAGTTTCTGGCACTAGCAACCCCACGCCTACGCCCACTCAATCCGCTGTTGGTAACAATTCAGACATAGCCACAGAATTTACTATCAGCTATAGCCGCGATTCCAGCGTTGCCACAACACCGCAAGGAAGTAATTTAAAAGATATTTTCACTCAGCCAGCTAGTGAAAATCCCGCTCCCTCAACTAGCTCATCAGTATTCACTGATATAAATCAAGCACCCCAAGAATTACGTCAGTACGTAGAAGACCTAGCAGCATTGGGGGTACTTACTCAAGAGTCAGTTGGCTCCAAAAATAACTCAACTGCCAGCGGACAGTTTGAACCGAATAAAACTATCACCCGCCGCCAATTTGCGCGGTGGCTGGTTGCAGTTAATAATCAAATTTATGCCAATAATCCAGGCAAACAAATCCGTTTGGCATCAGGTAGCGCTCAACCAGCTTTTCAAGACATTCCCCGAAATAACCCAGATTTTTCAGCTATTCAAGGTTTAGCGGAGTCGGGGTTAATTCCCAGTCGATTGACAGGTGATGCTACCGCGGTTCTATTTCGCCCCGATGCACCCCTAACCCGCGAAAATCTGATTCTCTGGAAAGTCCCTCTAGATACGCGCTCCTCTTTACCCACAGCTTCAGTTGACGCGGTGAAGCAAACATGGGGATTTCAGGATGCAGGCAAAACTGAACCAAAGGCTTTGCGGGCGGTGTTGGCGGATTTCCAGAATGGAGATTTAGCGAATATCCGGCGAGTTTTTGGGTATACGACGTTGTTCCAGCCGAAAAAACCTGTAACTCGTGCTGAGGCGGCGGCGGCTCTGTGGTACTTTGGCGC contains these protein-coding regions:
- a CDS encoding S-layer homology domain-containing protein, translating into MLLHKLPAIRVGLIGCLLISLSACANSANQEALERSLAADPKLKENPITLGTPAPNNPQNDKLAGFPAEIPIYLDAQVQEVRPATPDSGQGQTARFTTDAPSNSVLSFYQQQFQSNNWDLVSESETDGTENTLVARQNNLQVTVSVQSVSGTSNPTPTPTQSAVGNNSDIATEFTISYSRDSSVATTPQGSNLKDIFTQPASENPAPSTSSSVFTDINQAPQELRQYVEDLAALGVLTQESVGSKNNSTASGQFEPNKTITRRQFARWLVAVNNQIYANNPGKQIRLASGSAQPAFQDIPRNNPDFSAIQGLAESGLIPSRLTGDATAVLFRPDAPLTRENLILWKVPLDTRSSLPTASVDAVKQTWGFQDAGKTEPKALRAVLADFQNGDLANIRRVFGYTTLFQPKKPVTRAEAAAALWYFGAEGEGISAQDALQNQRQQSQPSPTPSSSPNQQ